A region from the Eriocheir sinensis breed Jianghai 21 chromosome 48, ASM2467909v1, whole genome shotgun sequence genome encodes:
- the LOC126981545 gene encoding uncharacterized protein LOC126981545: MSFLPFPSFIFPISLISFFPFLFLPFPSSVFLHLTTPLLSSIFPSFPFLYLYFLSRSFFFLSFICISYLAFPFFSSIFFFLSLPLYSFISLLLNFPISFLPFPSFLPSFPFPILFPRLSATLLYFFHTFSFPTSTLDHLLLNCFFLLSLEFIFLFPLPPVSYYHPSSSSSFIHTWFLVIYSSSYLFHLAYFTFFPPSWTHSHNFLTYFPLVFYHQSYFLHFPRIFFYSFLLSLLLVFHLAYFVFFPSSSTPLPISLPISPRLLSSVLFPSLSTYFFLFFFLLSLLLVFHLAYFVFFPPSSTPLPISPRLLSSVLFPSLSKVFFPILFFSLFSSYFILPILCVFFLLPQLHYLFPLVFYRQSYFLIFQGIFLSLFFLFSLLSSFSPGVHRRTLPYVTPFNYTWGGNNHLSLSLSLSLSLSLSLSLSR; encoded by the exons atgtctttccttcctttcccttcctttatttttcctatctcgctcatctccttctttcctttcctttttcttccttttccttcctctgtattcctTCATCTCACtactcctctactttcctctatctttccttcctttcccttcctttatctataTTTCCTATCtcgctcattttttttcctttcctttatctgtatttcctatctcgcttttccttttttttcttctatttttttcttcctttcccttcctctgtattcCTTCATTTCACTTCTGCTCAACTTTCctatatcttttcttcctttcccttccttccttccttcctttcccttccctattctatTTCCTCGTCTCTCCGctactcttctttatttttttcatacattttctttCCCTACATCTACCCTCGATCATCTTTTGTTGaactgtttttttctcttatctctcgagttcattttcctttttccactccctcctgtctcttattatcatccctcatcctcttcttctttcatccatACTTGGTTTCTGGTTAtatattcctcttcctatttatttcaTCTTgcctattttacttttttccctccttcctggaCTCACTCACATAATTTCCTAACCtattttcctctcgtcttttATCATCAGtcttatttccttcactttccac gtatttttttctattcttttcttctttctcttctcctcgtaTTTCATCTTgcctattttgtgttttttccttcttcctcaactCCATTACCTATTTCCTTACCTATTTCCCCTCGTCTTTTATCGTCAGtcttatttccttcactttccacgtatttttttctattcttctttcttctttctcttctcctcgtaTTTCATCTTgcctattttgtgttttttcctccttcctcaactcCATTACCTATTTCCCCTCGTCTTTTATCGTCAGtcttatttccttcactttccaaggtattttttcctattcttttcttctctctcttctcctcgtaTTTCATCTTgcctattttgtgtgtttttttcctccttcctcaactcCATTACCTATTTCCCCTCGTCTTTTATCGTCAgtcttatttcctcattttccaaggtatttttttgtctctcttctttctcttctctctcctctcctcgttttctccAGGTGTTCACAGGCGGACTCTGCCGTACGTGACACCGTTCAATTATACCTGGGGAGGCAataaccacctctctctctctctctctctctctctctctctctctctctctctctctctcagcaggtaA